The genome window AAATACCGGTGCCTGGGTTCATGTCAAGTTTCAAAGATCGAATTCCAGTATATCTTGTGCCATCTTTCATGGGCTTAATAAGTCTCAGGATCTGCACAAACACCGTTGTAGGTTTTTGGACTTGCCTCAAGTATATCCACAATTGTGCCTTTACTACTTTGTTATATTGTATTTTAGAGCTAAACTTAAAGAAGCAACATTTTGGTTTTCCCTCCATTTGTACAAGAAAATCAGCTATAAATGAATGGAAAGAACAGATTACTGAACAGGGAACAAGAAAAAATGCGTATATAAACCTGACTATTTTTTTCAGACTGTATAAAACTATTACAATATCTAATAAAGAGTACCAGTAACAAAGTGTATTTAAGTTAATTCATTTTCTATGGTTTACAGTCTACAGCAACTTCAGTGGATGTCAACAAAAATACTCTATCACCTACTACCAATTCACTTCTGCTGGTCACCTCCTGAGGACCTTCATAAAGCATGCAGAATAGCAACTTTGCATAAGCTGACTCAACACGTGTGTGGTGATCCAGCTATTTCTAATTTACTCCAAAGCCTCAGCCTGCTGCAGACCATACAGCCCTGGGCAAACTGCACAAAcacttgcatttcttttctcagtgggaagaaaataattgaggGGATTAATATAAGgatcattttgttttcatttgaatattATTAGAGGAAAGTCACGTGCTGTGCTGCGTTCCTCCTTCCTGTAGCCTACGATGCAGCTGTCATACCTAGTCATGGCAAGATCTTTCCATGCCAGGATAAAATGGGTAGTACTAATCCTAAATGGTACAGGACTTTAACGTTCATAAATCTCATCACTTAAGATACCTGTCTCTTTAGTGCATTTAAAATAGCTCAAGGGCTTTTTATAAGTAGGAAATGAACTCAGAGCAGTGAAATACAATGACTTTTCTTCAGTCACTGTAAACGTGTAGCAGTTTGATTAAAAATAGTTATAAACCCTTGAACATAAAAGTCTGGAATGAAAATGCAGGCAGACCTCATCTTTGTTATAAGGCTGTAGTAAAAGAATGGTATTAAGTGCCCCTCTTAGTAATTATTAAgttaaaacatttcacagatttttttttttttaatctgtgggTTCATTTTTAGCTGGTGAGAGCAGCAGATATTATTCTAGTCTGCATATCATAATGATATCTGTAACTGCTAACATGCCTTATATGTCCTgtcatatttttcctttttgacgACATATTCATaagtgttatttaaaaaaacagctgCCATAGCCGAATAACTTTATCTGATGAAGAACATAAGATACTACAGTATTAGCTGTGCAAAAGATACTTGATAGGAGGCATAGCAGATGTTTAGCACTCAGAAGATAACTCAGAATCTGCTCATTCAGTAAATGCCTTCATTCTTCCTTGGCACGATTACATGAGCTGATTGCTGTAGCACGGACACTTTTGCATTTAATCTGTTACACACatatttgctttaaatataTAGTTTTAACTCCGAGGTGGGTGGTGCTAGTTTATGGGATCAGCAAAGAGGCAAGAATTTAACTCTCTGCTTGCACTTGCTGTAGCATGTTGCAGTTAGGTAGGTGTAGTGCTCTAAGCTGCATTTCTGTTGATTTCTCTCCCTTCTAAAAATACTGGCCACTGAAACTTCGCTCACAAAAATTTAGTTCTCTCGTTATCTGCACTTGTACTTTATATTTGTGAGAGGAAATGCCCCGAGTGCTGCAGATAACGAAGTTGACTGAACTGCAGATCTCCCTTTGCTTTCTACGGCAATGGGCAAATCCTAAGTGCTACAGGGCACACACATTATAAGGAGCTGAAAACCGAACGGTAAAACAAAGGATCGCCACACAGTCATCTGAACCTGGCTCAAATTCTTTAGAAATAAcgctctcctccctccctccagcagaCTTCAGCCAGCAGCCTGTTGGGAGAGCCTGAGGAGGAGTTGTGTGGCTCTACAGCAGGGAGACAACTCTCTCAGAGGGGCAGTGGGAGGCGAAAGAAGCAGGGTTACTTACACTCTGTAGGCATTGTGATAATCGTTTCGGTGGTGGCATGATAGTCATCATCTTCCAAAGAGCCATCGCTACTGTCATCTCTCTGCACATCGTACTGATCAATCAGTTCCTGCAGTGGAGGAGCCTTGGGTAAAAGTTGCTTAATAACATCCCTGCTAATGTTAGGAGCTTGTTCCAGACGCAGTTTGCTGAGGATTTGAATTTTTATGGCTTCTATTCTGGAAGATTTTGTATTCTGTCTCCACGTACAAGCATTGCACAGTCCGTCCTTTTCAGCGTTCTCTGTGGGCTGACTACTGTCATCAAGAGCCACCGGATCAACAGCAATCAGCATGAACAGGTAAATAGAAGCATAGAGCACTAGCTTTTGCATGATCTCACATTCAGTGCAGCacttttgtcttccttttttttccccctccccctttccctttcagTACTAAACAGATCCGTGAAAGCAAATGCAATCTGAGAGACAGCTTGCCACACTGGTGTACCTTATATATTCCAAGGGGGCTTTTTATACTCCAACTTTGATTAGGCTCATGTCGTCAAACTCGACGATTGGTTGCTGTCCCAACAATGAATCTGGCTGTCAGAGGGTAAAGCCCTGTCGATCACAAGTCACTAGACAGCGTTTAGTTACAGCCAAGGGTGAACTGATTTATCTGGATACTTCGCAGAGGATATGCCTTCACATTCTGAAAGGATATATTTCCAAGTATTGTGGGCAGCAGTACTGAAAGACAGCACTGTCATTCTTAAATATTATACTAACTGTGTACTTGTACTATGAATCAAGAGTAGCCTTGCTCTAAACTTGCTTTAGGCTTCTACCAATCTTTCTAAGTTGAAAGTTTGTTCTATTTACAAGAAAATCCTGAGGTTACTTTTAGCAGGCagcaaaattatatttcagAAATGGATTGCAGTGAGTACTAATTTATGTAGTTCAACAACTGAGATATATTCAGCAGTTCCTATTTCAGAAAACCTTACTAGGACACTTTCCAGGACACTAGCTAAAGCAGTATTGGAGGTTTTGTGCATATCTGACACTATGCAAATGTCTGTCTTATTTGTTTACCCCTTTAGCATATATCAAAATCCACAGAACAAATCCTTTACTGAATTAACAGTcagtaatgaaaaattattctgtcCCCTCTTCATGCTGTGACCAGAATTCTGGGCAGTAAATTAAGTATCTTTAGTAGCAAAGGTATTTTTAAGGAATATCTTTAGCTATTCACTCTAATATTACATGGGAATAGTTTGACttgttgttttcattattaGTGAAAGCATTAAAaggcttaaaatattttaatctctACTGgttatttatcttctttttccatgtaaccttttatttctcttcaaaatgtttctgtattATGTCAACTTAAGTGATATCTCTGTGATTTATTACTTTCTACTCAAATACTTAGAAATTCTCTTATGTCCTGCTTAGATGttgaaaaatacagttttaatatGCTTTCTGCATAAGAGACCTATATCTCTGTGTGATTGCATATGTTATGGCTTAAAAATCTTACATTTGATGTTAAAATCAAATGTAGCTCACATTTGATGAGCTGTTAGCAATAATTATGGAACTCACACTTAGTGAGGGGGGGGTGAGGGGGTTACTGCTCAACACAGGCTGCATGTCCCAGCCAACAGAAACCCTGGAATTGGTATGTATTGtatatatttgaatatttggAATCTGTGTATTTCAGCAAAGGGAAATCCCGGAATTTCATGCAATATGCAAAAGTTTGCCTAAGTTAGGActgaattttcagtttctcaCAGAGTTTCTTTTCCTATTCTGAGTACTCCTAAAAATATGTCAGACAACGGGTTTTGCATGTGTTCATATAGGAAAAATGTTGGTGTAAGTAAAGATGTGGACAGAACTcttgaaaaaatttttttctgcctggtCATTCATACTCTTTTTTTATCACCTCTCCAGGGCATGCAAATTCACTGTATACCACAGAACTGAGCCTAATATTCAGCTCATAACCAATGCCATAAATCACaaatattcaattaaaattggtCGTCCTGCCCTGATGTAAAGCTGATGCAAGTGATCTGTGTATCATGTTCACACAGGCCAGGCACATAGCTTTAGGGTGAGACTCTGATATTCTGATTTTAACCAAAACTCATGTTTCAAGCAAGCAGTTTGCTGCCTTAGCTCCTGAGCATTTGGTTTTTACACAGAGACAAGGCAGCTACTTTCAGCATGTGGTAACACAAATGGGCCATGGTTCACTGGAACAAGAAACTGCCTGCCATACCTATAACATCTTTAAAACAGACTCTTACTGCATTTCAAGTGATGGAAATGTGGTTTTGTGGAAGATGCATAGGATGATTTACACTAACAATCTTTCTGAAAAGTGCTGAAATGGGAGGGATTTAAGTTGGGGTCTGTTTACTATTTCTACAGTTAATGtcataatgaaattatttttaattatttctgtattttaaactaAATTTAACCATATGGCTATAGAAGGGAAGCTACTCCAAGTGGAAAGTTTGACAGGTACCAGGTTTCACACCAGAAACAGTTTAACATAATGATCCATCAATAATGATGGAAATAATGATGCAGTCATTGATATGAAAGTAATTCAATGTACTGGCGGACCATGGTTAAAAAATCATGGCTAAAAACCTTTCTTACCCTTCTCATGAGGGAGAGGGGCAAGagaggtgctgagcaaagcAGTGCCTCAGCACTGTGACCCTcttgggctgtgctctgcagccacacCGGGACCTTGCCTGCTCTGGCTGGCCAGCATGAACATGCAGAGCTTCGAGGTTCTTTTCCCAATCTTAAGAGTCCATTAATCTACAAGCAAGAGTGCCTTTGCTCCTTTCTGTGCAGCATTTAGTTATGGCTGCAGGGCCAAGGCCCTCTCCTGTAAGCCCAAATCCTCAGGGAACTCAGAGCAAGGGCTCAGGTGACACATGGTGGCAAACAGACCCTGCTGAGCACCGCTGTTTAGGAGGCAGCAATAGCAGCTGgagtggtggcacagggactggGGGTGACTAAAGCACCTCAGaattccccagcagctgcataACAGAGAGCAGTATTTCCATCTCGCtcataaaatgcatttcataTTTACTATGAATAACTGTAAGCtgttagtaaaatatttttcaccttttctggTTGCTggcttattcttttttttttctgaaattttgagAATTTAGGAAAGAGCACAAAGAGTTGCACTTGATCAGGAGCTATTGGAGGATCTTATTTAtttgatgataataataatagaatatGTGATTTATCTTTCTGTCTGACTGGAATTGTAGTGGTTTTGGAAAAACTGCAATGACTGCAAGTGATGAAAAGGGATGACTACAGAAGTAGGtgatagaaaaggaaaaaaaaaaaaagtgatgaagAGACCAGGTAAAAGTTGCTCTAAAATTAATtaggcaaaaaaatatttctaaaaaacCTCAACAACAAAACCCTAAGACATTTCACTAGCAAAACTAAAGAAGagttaaaaatgaaatgcacaTCTTACTGAACTTTATGGCATTTTAATATTATCTTTGGGATTTGTATCATTCTACCCGTTGTGCCTGCCAATAGTGAATAGTATTCCCAATCCTGACTATGCGAAGATCATGGCTCAGGCCCCCAAAATCAAGCACTGCAAGAATGTTcctttctaaaggaaaaaaggcataCATCTGTCTACCTGGCAACTTCTCCTCTACTTTCCCCATTCCACCATGAGCTTTtggaaaaccttaaaaaaaaaaaattgaaaaaaaaaagtgtaaaaaagggaaaagaaaccaaacccacCCCTACAAATTTGATAAAGAGGTTTCAAAGACATGCTGTAACTGCAAGTTATGTGGAAAAACAGTGACtgtgcagaggaaaaggagattaCTAATGGCCTCCCTGAGGAGAAGGCGAGCAGAGCCCAAGCATTACCCATCCTTTTTGGCAGGCTCTCCATAGGCAGGGAGCTCGTGCTCCCCCGGCAGCGTTCAGCACGCCGCTCGCCCGCCCGAGCATCCGCAGCCTGTCACCCCTGCCCGGCCAGCAGCGCCCAGGGACGGCCAGCTGAGAGTCTGCTTGTTTTGGGGGAGGACCAAACGGACATGGAAGGCAACCAGGACATTTCTGAGAAAAGGGAGAGTTACAGGAGGATgaaggagctgctttcctggCAGCGGAGGAAAGGGACATGGGTTATAACCCTGCCAGTAACTGGACGACTTCATCCTGCTATGGGCTACATTTTCAAACACTTCCTTACAGCCTGCAGGACCAGAAATTCACTTTTATTTATTCCGTTGTTCAAGTTAAATGAAATAGTTCTCATCATTGATTCACCTCAGAAGGCAGAACTGGAAGAAACAAAGCAGGTGTTACAAAATGCACTGTTAATCTGTGATTGCTATTTACGTTGATGTCAAGTCCTACCTCTGAACCAGTTGGCTTCTCTCCCTGATTTGCTTATAAGGAAGAGATAACAttcctcctgagctgctgaggaaggTACTCATTGAGTatgcttttctctcccttttgtCAGCACAAAGCCTAAATTCAAGAATAGCAAAATTAAATAGATAGGAAACTCCATTTTAAATCTTATTGGACTCATCTCTCTCTTTGCTGCTAGAAGCTGGAAATAATGTTTGTGCAGTTATTTTGTTTGGAACAGTTAAATTTGAATAGAAACATTCAgacatatcataaaatatattGGAGTTAGGGTGTTTCAAGTGCTTAACTGTGAGTCCAGCTCACCAGGTGCTTTCTCTTAGCCCTCTGAATCACAAGATAAATGCATTATTTTGAACCAAAACAGAGACATAAGACCATGCCTATAAAACACCTAGAAAGAGCTCTTGCAGTAACAAAATGCCTATGGAAATATAATCCCAATTACATTATGTAAATGCATCTACTGTAAGGCAAACAGAGCCACTTTTAAACTTATTACCATGAACTAAAATATGAAAGCTGTAACTCATGTGAGTTCTTGCTCTGGAACAAATGGGCTGAGTGAGTTTGTCCTTTGCtataattcttttttcccctaaaaaaaacAGTCATACATAACCTCCTAAACATTCTGCTGTATCAGCTACTGGAAGTCAACTAGTTGATGGTATGAATATTCAAATCCCTCAGCTTACCAAGAAAGAAATCCACATTGGTTTTACCAGTTCTGAGTTCAAGATATCCTATTTCACACAGGAGAAGAGCAGGTGTGACTCAGGGTATGGGATGCCCAAGACATTCAGCAATTTGGGATTTTGAGTGGTCTCCCCTGAGGTGTACTTGGGTCTGTGGTTTGAGTACCAGGACAAAATGGCAGATGATTTCCTCCACTCAAGAGCTGTGGGTGTTGCACTGGTGAGTCCTGCCTGCTAAGGAGAGTCTCACAAGCCATGGTATGCAATTGTGCCAGGGATAAAATGGGGGAAACAGGTAAAACTGGTGGCAAAGGGCTGCTGTGGCCATTCCAGCCCATGATGCACGTCTCAGTTTGCCCAAGAGATGCTGCTGAATGTTGGCTTTGGGGCAGTTGTACAGGGTTACCTTCAGCTTCTGGccatctccctcctccctgcagcttttGTGTTGCCATGCATAATTGTGCCTGTGGAATTAGGCCAAAAATGTCCTGttgctttttcctctcctgcgTGTTCCAGCACACTTTGCTCCAGAACCAACCTGATACAATAGTTGAAATGAAACCTAGAAACAGACAGGGAAGTACATTAAGTTCATTAAAAGCTTCTAAGGGAGGATGCAGTTATAGTGAAAGCTTTGAGTTTTTCTGAATTCTTTTGTATTCAGGATTTTATTGTGCTTTCTTTACTATGGTGCCTATATATATTGTATCTTGTAAAAGAGCCCTGTCAAATATCTACTTAATTTTAAGGGTTCTGCCCTTGTTAAACGAtgctgtcttttctttcttttctttacagtTGTAGGTTTTCTGCCTTTACCCAAAATTCCTGACATTCATTCTGACTTTCATCTTcaatgtcttttaaaatagcTGCATAAGCTGCTGCATCGCTGATGGGAAACCTTGGATTCCTCTCGAGAGTTGTTACCGTGCTTGGAGAGGTTCCGCTTGTGCCTTTGCACAATCAAACTGTTGAAATACCACAATACTTTGTCTCAGCATCACTAGCTACAAGAATGCTTGTATTTTCTCGGAGGCACAG of Zonotrichia leucophrys gambelii isolate GWCS_2022_RI chromosome 7, RI_Zleu_2.0, whole genome shotgun sequence contains these proteins:
- the MSTN gene encoding growth/differentiation factor 8, which gives rise to MQKLVLYASIYLFMLIAVDPVALDDSSQPTENAEKDGLCNACTWRQNTKSSRIEAIKIQILSKLRLEQAPNISRDVIKQLLPKAPPLQELIDQYDVQRDDSSDGSLEDDDYHATTETIITMPTESDFLVQMEGKPKCCFFKFSSKIQYNKVVKAQLWIYLRQVQKPTTVFVQILRLIKPMKDGTRYTGIRSLKLDMNPGTGIWQSIDVKTVLQNWLKQPESNLGIEIKAFDENGRNLAVTFPGPGEDGLNPFLEVRVTDTPKRSRRDFGLDCDEHSTESRCCRYPLTVDFEAFGWDWIIAPKRYKANYCSGECEFVFLQKYPHTHLVHQANPRGSAGPCCTPTKMSPINMLYFNGKEQIIYGKIPAMVVDRCGCS